A stretch of Sulfitobacter sp. THAF37 DNA encodes these proteins:
- a CDS encoding DUF2783 domain-containing protein has translation MAVTLTPNIPDQDGFYDELLRAHEGLSKAESDALNARLILVLCNHIGDRDVIRAALAAAT, from the coding sequence ATGGCCGTGACACTGACCCCGAACATCCCCGATCAGGACGGTTTCTACGACGAGTTGCTGCGCGCCCACGAGGGGTTGAGCAAGGCGGAATCGGATGCGCTCAACGCGCGGCTGATCCTGGTGCTGTGCAACCACATCGGCGACCGCGACGTGATCCGCGCCGCACTGGCGGCGGCGACGTAG
- a CDS encoding FAD-dependent oxidoreductase: MVAVRYQTAFTLYPYAKVPAQSQAPLRHPVVIVGGGPIGLALALDLGLKGTPALVLDDHEGAGLGSKAICFAKRTLDISHRLGAAAPMLDKGVVWNTGRVFHADGQVFEFNLLPEDGHRYPAFINLQQPYFERYLVEAIEKAQADGAPIEIRGANQVTAITRADGFTTLDVDTPDGPYRVEADYLIACDGARSPLRDMMGLTFDGRVFEDNFLIADVHMKADFPTERWFWFDPPFEGAGQSALLHKQPDDIWRIDFQLGWDIDRKAELDPDRIRARVDAMLSSQTGTVPDYELEWTSIYTFQCRRMQTFRHGNVIFAGDSAHQVSPFGARGANSGVQDADNLAWKLDLVLRGLADDSLLDSYATEREFGADENILNSSRATDFMTPKTEISTIFRNAVLDLAGRHAFARPLVNSGRLSVPCTYDGFPHFGPDALQGPAATRPGAPCVDAPVEDGFLLDHLDGRFIILALGCTAEAVSAQGIDAGVVEIASPSDALTRRYLGEAKQAVYLIRPDQHVVARWPGFDADAIAAAIARAIGKDS, encoded by the coding sequence ATGGTTGCCGTCAGATATCAGACCGCCTTCACGCTCTACCCCTACGCAAAGGTGCCCGCGCAATCCCAGGCCCCGCTGCGGCATCCGGTGGTGATCGTGGGGGGCGGTCCCATCGGCCTGGCGCTCGCGCTCGATCTGGGGCTCAAGGGCACCCCGGCGCTGGTGCTGGACGACCACGAAGGCGCGGGCCTGGGGTCCAAGGCGATCTGCTTTGCCAAGCGGACGCTCGACATTTCCCATCGGCTCGGCGCGGCGGCGCCGATGCTGGACAAGGGCGTCGTGTGGAACACGGGCCGGGTGTTTCACGCCGACGGTCAGGTCTTTGAATTCAACCTCCTGCCCGAAGACGGCCACCGCTACCCGGCCTTCATCAACCTGCAACAGCCCTATTTCGAACGCTACCTGGTGGAAGCCATCGAAAAAGCGCAGGCCGACGGCGCCCCGATCGAGATCCGCGGCGCCAACCAGGTCACCGCCATCACCCGCGCGGATGGGTTCACCACGCTGGACGTCGACACGCCCGACGGGCCCTACCGGGTGGAGGCCGACTATCTGATCGCCTGCGATGGCGCGCGCTCGCCCCTGCGGGACATGATGGGCCTGACCTTCGATGGCCGGGTGTTCGAGGACAACTTCCTGATCGCCGACGTGCACATGAAGGCCGATTTCCCCACCGAACGCTGGTTCTGGTTCGATCCCCCGTTCGAAGGCGCGGGCCAGTCCGCGCTGCTGCACAAGCAGCCCGACGACATCTGGCGCATCGACTTTCAGCTGGGCTGGGACATCGACCGCAAGGCGGAACTGGACCCCGACCGCATCCGCGCCCGCGTGGACGCGATGCTGTCCAGCCAGACCGGCACCGTGCCGGACTACGAACTGGAATGGACGTCGATCTACACCTTCCAGTGCCGCCGGATGCAGACCTTCCGGCATGGCAACGTGATCTTTGCCGGCGACAGCGCCCACCAGGTCTCTCCCTTCGGCGCGCGCGGCGCCAATTCAGGCGTGCAGGATGCCGACAATCTCGCATGGAAACTGGATCTCGTGCTGCGCGGGCTGGCCGACGACAGCCTGCTGGACAGCTACGCGACCGAACGCGAATTCGGCGCCGACGAGAACATTCTGAACTCCTCCCGCGCGACCGATTTCATGACACCCAAGACGGAAATCAGCACGATCTTCCGCAACGCGGTGCTGGACCTCGCCGGGCGGCACGCCTTCGCCCGCCCGCTGGTGAACTCGGGCCGCCTGTCAGTGCCCTGCACCTACGACGGCTTTCCGCATTTCGGCCCGGATGCGCTGCAGGGCCCGGCCGCGACCCGCCCCGGTGCGCCCTGCGTCGATGCCCCGGTCGAGGACGGCTTCCTGCTGGACCACCTGGACGGCAGGTTCATCATCCTCGCCCTGGGCTGCACCGCGGAGGCGGTCAGCGCGCAGGGCATCGACGCGGGCGTGGTGGAAATCGCCAGCCCATCCGACGCATTGACCCGCCGTTACCTCGGCGAGGCAAAGCAGGCCGTCTACCTCATCCGACCCGACCAGCATGTCGTGGCCCGCTGGCCCGGCTTCGACGCGGATGCCATCGCCGCCGCCATCGCCCGCGCCATCGGAAAGGACAGCTGA